The sequence below is a genomic window from Nostoc flagelliforme CCNUN1.
ATACAGGTCGCTTAATAAAGAAATCAACAAACATGGGAATTGGTGGTAGGTATTTGGTAGTATGCTGGCAGTAACATACTACAATTTAGCATTCATTTTTAAGTTTCTGGAGCGATCGCAACACCATCCCTGAGATTGAGCAACCCTGAGATAATAACTTTATCTTCTGGCTGTAAACCTTCAATAACTTGGTAATTATTACCTTTGGTCTCGCCTAGCTTCACTCGCTTTTGCCGAGCTACTTGTTGAGATACACCTTGGGGAGATGTTTCTGTTTCAACTACATAAACAAAAGTGTCTCCACCTACACGAGTCATTGCTGTTGTGGGAATTAAAACTCCAGGGCGCTGATTCCAGAACACTCTAGCCCTTACCAATTGATCTGCACGTAACTGACCGTTAGGGTTGTCAAAAAGTGCTTTGATCAATATTCCTTGTGTTTCATTATTGGCAGTAGGTGCAATGAAAAATACCCTACTTCTACCAAGCTTTTGACCTTGTGTGTTCATAACCTCCACTGGCATTCCCTTACGCAATTGAGGCCCTTGCTGTAATGGCACAGAGATGTTGACTTCTAAAGGTCGATTTTGCGCGATATTAACTAATTGTGTAGAAGTATTAACTAAATCACCTACTTTCACAGCGATATTGCCAACAGTGCCACTAAAGGGAGCGGTAATTTTGTCAGACTGGATGTTCCCTTGTTGTGGAATATTTACATTAGCTTGCTGCAAAGTTCTTTCAGCCTGCAATATGTTGGCTCGTTGTGCTTGAATTCTAGAATCAATTGCCTCAAGATTAGCCTTAGCATTGGCGAGCCTATTACCAAACTGATTGCGAGTCTGTCGAGACACGGCTCCTTCCTCAGCTAGGGCGACAAACTTTTCGTAATTCTGCTGGTACAATTGCACATTTGCAACGTAGGATGGTCGTTGTGCTTCCAGAGATTTGAGTGTAGCGCGGGCATTTTCCAGTTGCACTAAAAATCCTTGAGGCACAGCATTGCTTCCACTGATACCTGCTTGTGACGTAGGATCTACTTGGAGAATTGCCGCTCCTTGTGCGACTGGATCTCCCGATTTGACAAATATCTGAGTAACTTGGCCCTGAATCCTCGGCTGGAGCGTGACTGAGCGCTGGGATTTTAGGCTAGCAATAAAATTTGAACTTTCCTCAATAATGCCGCTTTGTACTGTCGATATTTTGACTCTTACCCCTTGAGGTTGAGCATTAGCAGTTGAAGGTGCTAAATTTTGCGGAGTGAGCAAACGCCAAACTAGAGTTGCTCCGCCCCCTAACAATAGTAGTCCAGCTAAAATCCAAAGCCACCGCCGTTTTCCAGAAGGTGGCTCAAATGAGTCTTGTGGAGCTTTTTCTCCAAAATCAGTTTGAGGCTCAGGGGATGTCATGGCTTATGAGGAACTTAAGGAACAAATTAACTAGAATTCAATCAATATTTCATCTGTTGATATGGAAATTACTGATTTGGCATGAGGTTTTGTGGCAAATTATGTGTTACCCCATCCAAATATACAGTTTTGATGATTCCGTCTAAATCTACCGAAAGGTGAATCCCTAATTTTTCATCCAGTGATCATGGACAAAGTTTGGTGATGCTGGCATACCCATGATTGCACTGTAAAAAGTCGGTGATCTGCCTTAACGAAAATATAAGTTAATCATATAGTTAGGCATCATGTAAAAATAAGTTGTACAAATTTAATCTGGAATAGGCTGCGACGCTTTACTTCCCAATAAAAAGTGTTCAAGTTATTTTTGCAACACTCCTTAGTTGACCCTAGCTCAATCCCTCTAGTACGCCACGGAGTAAATAGAGCAACCATTTAAAATCCCTAAAAACCCCATTCCATAATACTTTTGAATACGTGACTTCCGCCTTGCGGTACTAGAGTCTTTCTGGTCAAGCTTCCGATTAGAAAATTAACGCCTGAACTCTGCTTCTGGTAAGTCAACAAAAGCCTTAGCAACAGTTACGTAGGGTAGTAGCCCAAATAATTCAAGTTCAGGTGCTATGGGTTGGTGGATGAGCAAGGGAATAATCTTGATGATGTTGAAAAAACTTTGCCCGATTGGTTTCACCCTGAGAAAATTCAGCAGCATTTCAACGGTAAACCACTGAGTTTTGAGGATTAACCTTGGAGAATGGGAAGTGTCCTTTTATAGCCGCCATTAACGGATAGTTGCACCGGAACAGTAGTTGTCAATGCGGTTCGCTTCTGTTGCGAGGTCGGGGTTACTCTTATTAAACTTTTCCCATCAAGCCATTAGTTCTGCTATCTCAGCAATGATCTCTGAGGCATCCAATCGCCTTCTCCTCACTGCACCAACTATGCTGCATTCGGCATTGAGTACAAAGGCTTCTAGTTGATGCTGATTTACACTGGTTCCGCCATAACTCACCCCAAGTTCAAAGAACTCCCGTAGAGAGGCATGGTTGTCTAGAGTTCTTAGGAAGCGGTGGTTTTCATCGACTTGAGCGCCCCAACTGCGAGCGTATTGTATGAGTCGCCTCGGCTCGTCATACTCGGGGTCATAGGTAATAGCGGCAGTACGAACCCGGCTCCCCATGTCTTTAAGTCGCTTCTGCAGGCGACCAAGCCTGGATATAGTGAGTGGACACTTTGCAGGATTACCGCATCGTGTAAAGAAAAAGACCACGACTGTTGGCTGACCCCGAAAGAAATCCGGTAGTAGAAATGTGCAACCGGATTGATCCTGCAAACGAAGTTGGGTTAGCTTGCTGGGGAGTGGTTGAAATAGCCGTGTAATTGTTGATCCATGGTCTAGCTCTTCTTCCGTCCCTGCCGAGGGATAAGCTTCCAGCGCCTCAATAGCGTTGTTCAAGTCTGAACGTAAGTTTTCACTGTTGACTTCACCAGCTAGCTGCCGCAGTCGCGGCAGAGCTTTGCGCCCACAACTGCCGAGCCACGCGATTGTTCGCAAAATCTCTCTTAGGGCGGTAGTCGCTTCTCCGTTGTCTCCGTAGCCACCATACGTATCAAGACGAATCAGATCATCACGATGGCGGATGTAGAGGATGGCCTCAAGTAGCGGTTCTACAAATTGGGAGGAGGGTTCTGGACGTTTGCGAAGAGCGGCGGCTGCCACGCTGGTCAGCCAAGGGTCGAAGGCACTCTCCAGCTCTGCAAGCACAAATGGAAGGGCCGTTTCCGGGAGAGCTCGATGAGCAAGAGCGCGAATTAGGGAACCTCGGATTCGCGTCACGGTCGCTGGATCAGCACCGTCATAGACAGGGTGGCGTTCCTCAAGGAGGGCTAAAAAGTAGGGGGTGAAGCTCGCATCCCCTTGACCGCATTGGATAAGATCAATCACCTCCTCTTCGGAGCGGATTGCCTCCACATCAACGATCACACTTCCCGAATCTATTCTCATGATGGCCTCCGTCGTCGGCTGGCAAGGATACGCACAAACTCCTCCACTGGATCTTCAGCTGCTTCAACATCAGCCGATTCAGCACGAATATTATTTGAACGTTGGGTGTCAGGCACAGGCAATGATTCAGGCGCAAGCGCATTGAGTGCCGCCGCCGCGAGCTTACGTGCAGTAATTGTTTTCTGCCGATCGCTAACCAGCGCCCTGAGACGATCCACAGATGAGGGATCACCAGCAAGATGGCGGATGGCGGCTTCTAGCGTTCGTTCATCAGGAGGCTGATCCACAATCTGGCGTGCCAGATCACGCACATCTGCGTGAGGATCTTCACTGAGAAGATTCAGGGCATCAGCAGGACTCACCAGCGCCTGCTCAGAATCTTCAAGGCCCCTTATCAACAGTTCTTGGGCACGTCGGTCACCCTGAGAGATGAGTGCACTAAAGGCCGAAAGCCGTAACTCGGATGTCTCGATGGCGATACGCAGGGACTCCAAATAGGCGGGACGCCATTCAGGAAATGTGGGACTTGAAATGGCTAACAGCTCCAGAAGTCTCAGCGCGGCTAGACGAACCTGCACTGTTTCTTGTGGATTGGACAGGATCTCAAGAGGCAGTTGATGTGCAGTTGATCGCTCACTCTTGGAAACAATTTGCCCTAGAGCCTCTGCACGGAACGCAGGGTCGGGATTCAATCGCGCTCCGACAACTGCCTCTCGCAAGTTATCTACATCGGTCATATTGCCTTGCGGCGACCCAAGCACATCCTCAGCACCTAGGCTTTCAAGTCTTGAACTCCAGCGCGGCTCGTTGCTGTGTGCGCGTTCTACAGCAACCTGCTGCCTTAATTGGCGTCGATATTCTTCGATGCTACTCATAGTTGGTGTTTCATAATTGATATGTTTTTTCAGCTGAATTCATAGGGAATATCATCGTAGCCATAGCCAAGTCTCGCAGTAGGTGTTTCGTAGCCTTGGAAATCAATCATATCTTGCACCATTGGCATTGTGCCTGGCGATGATGTAACTGGCGAACCCGGAAGCTGACCTCCTGGAGCGAAGTTGGGACGGGGTGGGGTAACAACACCGTTCCACGGCCACATTGTGTCAGTCAGGCGGCGTCCATCTCTGTTCTCTGGGGTATAAGTCTCTAACTCCTGAGGGTTTGTGCGTTCGTTCAGCCACTGCCAAAGCGCCCATAAACGGTCAACATTGGCATGAAGTAGGAAAAAAAGAGGATCCTTAACTGCAAGAGGAACCGAGGAGATAGAACCTCTGAATGACACATGTGCGGCACCATGTGGCGAATCCTCCATGTTGTCAAAGTCTGCATACAAATCGCCTAGCGCCAGGGTTTGCGCTTGGGATAGTACAGGGAATCCTCTTGGCCCAGGAGCAGGGCTGGTTGCAGTATCAAAAACCGCACTGCGCCGAATCCCAGGCACGCCATCAGTTACCCATGCGGCGAGCGGATTCGTGCTGTTGAATACAGCCAAGCTGGCAGAACCATTCTGAGCAACTTGTTGCGTTGCCCCCATAAAGTCGGACTGGAAGATCCGTGGTGCTGGCTCATCGAAGCGCCAGTAGGGCAAGGAAACTGAAGGATCTATGGACTGAAGCTCGCGCTCAATATCCAGCAGAAAAGCCCGATGCCAGGGTAAAAACTGTGGTCCTCGGTGAGCCTCTGGATCAGAGGGACCAACGTGGATATCCCGGAAGTTTTGATAGATACCCGTTCCTGAAAGGTTGAGTTGGAAGAGAGCCTCTAGGAAGCGATCGCGCTCGCCTACAGTGAGGTTGTTCGCATTTTTGCGAACACGTACCATTACAGGCAATGTGATTTCATCCCCTATCCCATTCACAACAAGCAAGCAGTCTTGATCGTTGACACTTGGAAAACCAAACTTACCGCCAATCTCGAAAGAAACCCATGAACCATCAGCTGGCAGCGTGAGATCCAGATTCTCTTTCGACGGTTGACTTCGAGATGCATAGAAAACCACTTGACCACCACCGGGCTGTGCAGGGCGACTGCTCAACGTCACCGTAGAATTCTCTGTGGTCGGGGAAGCTAGGCGGATCCGACAAGGGGATGGAGCGTTAGCGATGTAGAGCGCATCTGCGTTTGACGTTCCATTAATCTCAATTTCAATTGCCATGTGACAGATTTAATTTTGTCATAAAGCTTTCATAGTAACTATGGCACAGTATTAACTCGTATAAGCAATCCCTTCATCATCTTTAATTTTCTGGATTACAAAAAAATAGTAGATGAACGAGAAAAATATGGTTCAACTAGGTAATGGGGGAAATAGACTAATTTTACTTAGTTTTTTAGCATTAGAGCCAGATTTTGACTAGCCTCTTGGTTTATTGTGGGGGAAGCTATGACTTTATAACTCAGAATGGAGGTTAATGCTTCTTCATGAGGATTTACTTCCAGAGCTTTCACTCTTCCTAAAAGGCTGACTATCCAATCGGCCTTAACTGGTTCAGGTTGATTACTTGGCACTATTCTTCAAAGATGCGATGTCTACGACGGGCTACGCCTACGCACTTATACTACACAACAGCATAACAGCGATCGCGTTACCCTCGCAGGCGATGTCTACGACGGGCTGCACCTACGCAATCATAGACAGCACCTTTGTTCAACTAACTGTAATCACTGTTCCCACACTCTCATTCGCCAATCTATCCACCGCACATACGGCATAGGTTCCCGCTTGTTGGACGGTAGCGAAGGTTGTGCCAGCAGACAAAATTCGCTGAATTGTCCAAGTATCGCCAGTTTGTCGATAAAGTGTCCAGGAACGAACTGGTTGATTATCACCAGGCTGCCAACTCAGTTTGCGGTTATTGACTTGTAGTTCAATGGGTGGAGGGGGGGGTGTTGTATCCTCCCAAGACAAAGTTGGAGGTAACGCAGGTTTGTTATAAAGCAGACTTTGGAATTTATCAGCAATGCCCTGACTATTTTCCGTCAAAACACCGACATTAAAGAAGATATTCCCTAGTGACAACTGTCCAGCTTGGCTACGACTAATTTTCACCTGCTTTTCAATCTCATCACTCTCCCGACTCTTGTTGCTTGGTTCTGTCAAATTGTTACCAGCGTAAACGTGTCTTTGCTTAGTGTTTACCTGTGTCCACCACTTTAACAACGCCGAATAACTTTGTTGTGGTTGGTCTGTGCGCCAATAAAGTTGAGGCGCGATATAATCAATCCAGCCTTCTGCTAGCCATTTCTTCGCGTCGGCATACAGCACGTTATAAGCATCCAACCCAGTAATACCAGTGGGTTGTCCGGGGCGATAAATCCCAAAGGGGCTAATACCAAATTTAACGTCGGGTTTGGTTGCTTTAATTCCCAGCCAGAGGCGCTGTACCATTCTGTTAACATTGTCCCGCCGCCAGTCGCCAAGGCTGAGTGTACCACCAGCTGCCTTATATGCAGCGTAGGTTTTGTCATCGGGGAAAGGTTGTCCCTCGATGGGATATGGATAAAAATAATCATCTAAGTGAATGCCATCAACATCGTAGCGCTTCACTACATCGAGAATTACGTTGTAAGCTCTATCCTGAACTATTTTCAGTCCGGGGTCCATCCAGCGTTGAGTTTTCCACAAATAAACGCTTTCTGGATTGGTAGCTGCTATGTGGGGACGGACTGTTTTAGCTGGGTCGGTGGAAGTGCTGGCGCGGTAGGGGTTGAACCAAGCATGAAGTTCAATATTGCGCTTATGACATTCTGCGATCGCAAACGCTAAAGGATCATAAAATGGTTCTGGTGCTTTCCCCTGAGTTCCTGTAATCCAAGCACTCCAAGGCTCTAATTGAGATTCATATAAAGCGTCTCCCTCTGGCCGCACTTGGAAAATAAGGGCATTGAAGTTTAGCGCTTGTAATTTACTAATAATCTCGCTGAGTTCAGCTTTTTGTTGGGCAACAGAAAGTCCTGCCTTGGAAGGCCAATTACTATTCCACACACATGCTACCCACGCTCCCCGGAATTCCCGGCTATGACTTACCCTAACGCTACCGACAGGGGCAGGTGTCGGCGTGGGTATTGGTGTGGGTGTTGGTGTGGGTATTGGTGTTGGCGTTGGTGTTGGTGTTGGCGGCTGCACTAAATAACTAGAGGCAATTTTTTCTGCCTGACCTAAATACACCAAAGCTTGATAAATAATCACTGCCACATCTGCACGGGTGGCTGCGAGATTGGGATTGAGTAATTTAATATTTGGGAAACTAGCCACTAATCCAGCGCTGGTGGCAATAGCTACCTGATTTCTACCATAACCAGGAATTTGAACAGAATCTTGATAAATTTGTGGAAGTTGTGACAGGAGGTCAGGTTTTACCTTGCTGGCAATTTCTAAGCCTCCTACCAAAGAAACTAAAACTTCCACCCTAGTAATTCTGTTAGCTGAACGGAAAGTTTTATCAGGAAACCCGCTAAGAAATGCTTTTTCGTAAGCTGCTTGAATGGCTGCTGCTGCCCAATAATTAGTGGGTACATCAACAAAGGGGACATACTGCCGCTTCTTAGAAACTGTGGGAAATGCGTTGGCGATAATGGCGGCAAATTCAGCGCGGGTAACAGAGTTATCGGGGCGATAAGTACCGTTAGGCAACCCATTGACAATACGACGTTGGGCTAAGGCTGTAATAAATAAGCGTGCCCAATGGTTTTGAATATCCGAGAAGGGAGTAGCAATAGATACCATTGTTGATTGCAGCTAGCTGGCCTTGATTTTGATTTCCTTAGCTAATTTAGCAATATCAGAGCGATCGCTGCTGCAATGTCTTATAAACTTGGGCATGGGGCATTGGGAATGGGGCATTGGGCATGGGGAATGGTTATTAATTCTTGTCCCTCACTCCCTCATCTCGCCCATTCCCCATCAACTAAGTAGGATTTGCAGCTTCATTAGTAGGATTCAAGGTAGAACGCGCATTCAATGACAGCATTACGCGTGAAATGCCAGTGAAAATAACGCTGACACCAACTAGTGTGCCAAGAAGCCAGGGCGCATTGAAGGGCCACTGGAACCAAATCATTGCGCCTAAGACCAATGTAATAATCCCATCACCTAGTATCCACGTCCAGTTATCTTGGGGACGTAACTTAAATGCCAGAATTAACTCGAATGTACCTTCAGCCAGTAAAAAGCTGCCAAGCAACAAAGTTAGTGTGAGAATACCCGTAAAAGGATAAACAAACAGCATTATACCCGTTGCAATATAGAGTCCGCTCAATAGAAGTTTCCAAATAAAACCTCCTTGGTGGCGGGTTTGAGTGGCATAAACTAGTTTTGTAAATCCGGCGAAAATCAAAATCACCGCAATCCAAGTTTCGGCGAATAAGGTGGTGAAATTAGGCGCTGCGATCGCAATAACCCCTAAAATACTCAAAATAACACCACTTATCAGTGATGCATTAACATCCTTGTTAATGTTTCTAGAAACATCGCTTGTCATACAAATGTTTTCCCTGTTTTTAGACTAAACTCTACATTTAGGTTAGGGAATTTTTAAGTAACAAGGTATGAACCCTAAGATAGACTCATCAGTATTAACTTCATTGCGATCGCTACTAAAATTCATCACTATTTAGACACTAAACCAATCATCTGATGACGTAACCCTCATAAAAGTTCTGCAAGATTGCTTAGGCGTTCATAAACACCAATGAGTCGATCGCCTTCAAGTTCAACAGAAGTATTTGGATAATTCTGAATGGCTCCAAGCAGTGTAACTTCACCTTTTTGTTGAATAGATGCACTTAAAGCACTTCGCAGCGCCTCCTGATTTAGTTGTCCTCCGGGAGGGTGAACTACCTCACCAATTTGGCTAACCAAAACTGGTCCTGCCCAGCTAGACAATAAGCTATTTAAAAAGGCAGCATCGGCTTTTATTGGGGCTTTCAATGCCTTACGAGCTAGTGCGGGATCTTGTTGCGCCGCCTGTAAATAAGCCCTTAACGTCGGGGTAGTTTTGCCAGTTTCTGTAAACTGAGTTAATTCTTGAACAGATATTTGCCCCTGAAAAGTACCATACTTTAAAACAACTTGCTCGGCAGCATTAGCATTAGCACTTGAGAAGAGAACAATAGCACCCAAGCCTAAAGCTACTGTTTGAGTGAGTAACTTAGTGAATTTTTTACTGTTTAATTGGTCGAAAAGTTGAGAAATCTGCATTTTGTCTAACTTTATAATGATGGGAAGCGTACATAGGCACAAAATGCCCAAGCGTTATATTATTTTACGAAATTCCTGCTACAGATACATGATTAGGGGCGTACAGCCATACGTCCCTACAGGCAATTTGTTGCAAATATTTTTGGAAATGGTGTTATTAAGCCTTTTCGTTAGGCGAAGCTAATGAGGTAGTATTGGCTTATCTTCGTCTAAGGTTGGTGCTGGTATACCCAAATGCTTTCTTGCAGATTCTTCAGCTAGCTTTCGGTCTTGCTCGTTATCGAACTGACTCTCATCTAACAAATGAGGATTTCTTGCCGCTTCATCTCGGCTTGGTCGATAGCCATTTTTCCACTTGTACTTCAAGTCCATAATTTGAAAAGCAGATATACTGCGATTTGATTACCTAGTTGTTCATATTAGGCGCTTAATGGAAAATGACACTCCTACTATAGGTTGAAGAAACTCATTCAGAAGGTACAAATTTAACAGAATCTTTGAGTAAGAATACTCTATTGGTCAGGAATTGATAGATTACCACACTGAGACAAGTCATGAGTGGTTCGCAAGTATAATAACTTTAGTGATTATTGGCGATCGCTATTGCAATATCTTATAAATAAATTTTGACTATTGCCCTTGAATTAACAGCAAGACAGGTATTTGAAGAGGAAAAATTAGTTTAATTTTTAGGTTGCAATAATCTGTTAGATTTTTTTATGACAATTTCAGCTTGCAAATTACCTGATTTTGATTTTTGTTTCAAATAAAGTTCTACAGCTGTTTTATAATCGTCAACTGCCCTCTGTTTATCTCCTAATTGTGAATAAAGATCACCTCTACCCTCATAAGATTCTGCATTCCAAGGTTCATTTTTAGCACGATCAATTGCAATATTATAATCATCTAATGCTGCTTTGTATTTTTTAGTTCATAGTAAGCCTGACCACGGTAGTAGTAACTCACCCACTCGTATTGGTCAGCATAACAAATAGCTTTGTTAAAGTATTCAATCGCCTGATTATATGATTTTTTATTAAAATATGTTTTTCCAGCCTGATAATATTCTTCAGCTTTTTCTTGATCTTCAAGGCATTTAGGATTTAGAGAAATGTCTGGAATGTCTGAGTCTGGACTCTTATTGTAATGAGGCTTATTTATTATGTAATTAATTCCAATTGTTATATTTAAAAGTATGATACCTAACACTACAAACTTAAACTGGCATCCTAATGGTAGTTGTGGCTTTTTTGGAGTAATTAAAGAATCAATATAATCCTGATTATGTAAAGTTTTTTTATTCTCATTATCAGATTGTTTTTGTTGAACAATCGATTCTTCAATTGAAGATGATATTGTTTGCTCTGGCAAAATAAATTTAGCTTTAATTAATTTTACATCTTCATTCTTCAGTCCTAAAGCTTTCTCAAAATCTTGTAATTCCTTAAGAGTAGCATCACTCAGAATATGCTCTTGTTGAATTGCTTCAGTAAGCACCTGCTCGTATCGTTGTAATTTTGCTTCGTATTCTCGATAGGGTTTGAGAACTTCAGCCTCAATGACAACAGCTTCTTCAGATAACAATCCCAAACTATCGCGTTTTAGGTTAAGTAGATTGCGAGCAATAAAAGAAATATTACCATTTCTAATGAGACGCTCAGTTTCCTGTCGATACTTCAGTTTTGGGTCATCAACTCGGACTTTAGCTAGGAGTATTTTAAAGCCTTCCTCAACTACATAGATTTTAGGCTTCATTTTTCCAGGAGCAGTTTCTTGGACTTTTTCACTGGCATATTCATGCAACTCATCAACAGAAACTGCTCCATCTTCATCTCTGTCTGCTATTCCGGTTTTGAGACCCTCAACTAAAAAATGGGTATAAACCGAGAGGTCAAAACCTTCATGTTCAAAGGAATACTGGGTTGAAGTACTAGAAGTGAGGACAGCTCGTCCTTCTCCTCCTAATTGTTGTTTCACAGGCACAGAATCATCAGCTTTAGCTTTCATTCCCTCAGCAAAAGCACCGCTAAAGCAACAGTCGAGAATCACTACCTGTCGCTTTGAGCGGCTATTGCTCATGATGTTTTGTATATAACTTGCTGCTACTGCTGTTGGTTGAACAAGGGCTTCTTGCTCTTTGCGGGTATTATGAGCAGCTAAATAAAGATTGCCACTATCGTCTTTAACTCCATGACCTGAAAAAACAGTAGCAGGAGATCATCTTTTTTACGATTTGCAAACAATCTATAAATAGCTTCTTCCATCGCCTGTCGCTCAGGATTTATCAACGGTGTCACCTGATCAAAACCACCGATTTCAATATTCTCCAATACTTCGCGCATCGCCTCCACATCTTTGGGAGCCGCAGGTAAGGAAGAAAGACCATTTCCGTATTCACCCACCCCAATCAGCAACGCTACCTTAACCATCTGTGATTCTCTATCCTGCTACGAATTTCTCTGCTGCCTCAATTGCCGCTTCTAACTCTTGCCGACTGCTGGCTTTGACTTTCAGCTTCTTGCCATTGGCCTCAATTTCTAGTTCAATGGTTTTGTTACCAAGGCGATCGCCTAAAAATCCCATCAGTCCTTTAATATTCTTGGCATTCACCTGCGCTGTTAGCCAACCCACAGCCAGCCCTGTAAGTGACTTGCTCCCTGCTGGTGCTTCTGCTTCACGGAAAAGACTAGCGTCTTCCACTTCATCCAGTTCCAGCATCTGTTGCAATAGTCTCTGCGTTTGGGCTTGCAGTTCATCGTCCTCTAAATCAGGCTCTTGGAGGGCGATGGTAATCTGGACGTTAGATGTACTTGCCATTCTCAATTTTTAATTGTGGTTAATGCTTAAATTATTACAAGGATCTTATACAATCCAACTACTAATAATTTCGACCTTAATTGTCATAAATACAAATTTTGCCAAAATTCATAGCACGCTATGAATAAAAAGCGTACTGTAAAGTCAAAAAAGATACTATTGCTGACCACAGGTAGCTAGGTTAGATTTTTATTTCCTTTGTTAATTTTCCAATACGAGAGCGATCGCTATTGCCGTGTCATATAAAATTTCACAGTTGCAGAATATCTAAGCGTCGGCTTTGTACCTTTCCCTACGGGACACCACGCTAAGGCGAAGGGGAAACAAGGTACGTGCAGCCGTGAGTTTTAATCGTCAGGTATATTTGCTGATTACTTTATCAAAAAGCCTAATTGCTTTATCAAAATGCCTGTTTACTTTCTCAAAATACTTAAATGCTTTCTCAAAAGAAGCTTTTGCTTTCTCAAAATGCCATTTGACTTACTCATTTCAGTGTTTTCCGCAAGCAAAAGAAGCTTTTGCTTTCTCAAAATGCCATTTGACTTACTCATTTTGGTGTTTTCCGCAAGCAAAATGGCATTTGACTTTCTCAAACTCCAGTTTGCTTACTCATTTTGGTGTTTTCCGCAAGCAAAATGGCATTTGACTTTCTCAAAATGCTTTTTCAATAAATAAGTCGGCGAGAATAAATCAAACTACCTGACTTTTCACGTTATGTGGAAAAGGCACGAAACACCTAACCCCCTTCCCGAGGCGGGAAGGGGGAAAATTCAAAGTCTCTCTCCTTAAAGGAAGAGAGAAATAGAAGTGAGGTTTTCCAGATACCGTGAAAAGTGAGATCAGCGTGCATGGTTTAAGTCCCTCACCAACATCTCCAATTTAATGGGCTGGAAAAATTTATAAAATTTACGTCTAAAGAAATAAGCACAAAATTCACCTTACTATGCCTAAAAGTTGTATATGCATAGAACAGTCACTCTCAACCAATATGTCTATAGATATAACTAAAACAGCTAATTGTAGGATAACTCCATCTGTAGGCTCACGCAATTTAAACAAAAAAGGTTAATACTGAAAAGTAACTTTACCAGCATGAAACCTGATT
It includes:
- a CDS encoding efflux RND transporter periplasmic adaptor subunit → MTSPEPQTDFGEKAPQDSFEPPSGKRRWLWILAGLLLLGGGATLVWRLLTPQNLAPSTANAQPQGVRVKISTVQSGIIEESSNFIASLKSQRSVTLQPRIQGQVTQIFVKSGDPVAQGAAILQVDPTSQAGISGSNAVPQGFLVQLENARATLKSLEAQRPSYVANVQLYQQNYEKFVALAEEGAVSRQTRNQFGNRLANAKANLEAIDSRIQAQRANILQAERTLQQANVNIPQQGNIQSDKITAPFSGTVGNIAVKVGDLVNTSTQLVNIAQNRPLEVNISVPLQQGPQLRKGMPVEVMNTQGQKLGRSRVFFIAPTANNETQGILIKALFDNPNGQLRADQLVRARVFWNQRPGVLIPTTAMTRVGGDTFVYVVETETSPQGVSQQVARQKRVKLGETKGNNYQVIEGLQPEDKVIISGLLNLRDGVAIAPET
- a CDS encoding SCO family protein, producing MAAAALRKRPEPSSQFVEPLLEAILYIRHRDDLIRLDTYGGYGDNGEATTALREILRTIAWLGSCGRKALPRLRQLAGEVNSENLRSDLNNAIEALEAYPSAGTEEELDHGSTITRLFQPLPSKLTQLRLQDQSGCTFLLPDFFRGQPTVVVFFFTRCGNPAKCPLTISRLGRLQKRLKDMGSRVRTAAITYDPEYDEPRRLIQYARSWGAQVDENHRFLRTLDNHASLREFFELGVSYGGTSVNQHQLEAFVLNAECSIVGAVRRRRLDASEIIAEIAELMA
- a CDS encoding HdeD family acid-resistance protein produces the protein MTSDVSRNINKDVNASLISGVILSILGVIAIAAPNFTTLFAETWIAVILIFAGFTKLVYATQTRHQGGFIWKLLLSGLYIATGIMLFVYPFTGILTLTLLLGSFLLAEGTFELILAFKLRPQDNWTWILGDGIITLVLGAMIWFQWPFNAPWLLGTLVGVSVIFTGISRVMLSLNARSTLNPTNEAANPT
- a CDS encoding alpha/beta hydrolase, whose translation is MQISQLFDQLNSKKFTKLLTQTVALGLGAIVLFSSANANAAEQVVLKYGTFQGQISVQELTQFTETGKTTPTLRAYLQAAQQDPALARKALKAPIKADAAFLNSLLSSWAGPVLVSQIGEVVHPPGGQLNQEALRSALSASIQQKGEVTLLGAIQNYPNTSVELEGDRLIGVYERLSNLAELL
- a CDS encoding glycoside hydrolase family 10 protein — protein: MVSIATPFSDIQNHWARLFITALAQRRIVNGLPNGTYRPDNSVTRAEFAAIIANAFPTVSKKRQYVPFVDVPTNYWAAAAIQAAYEKAFLSGFPDKTFRSANRITRVEVLVSLVGGLEIASKVKPDLLSQLPQIYQDSVQIPGYGRNQVAIATSAGLVASFPNIKLLNPNLAATRADVAVIIYQALVYLGQAEKIASSYLVQPPTPTPTPTPIPTPTPTPIPTPTPAPVGSVRVSHSREFRGAWVACVWNSNWPSKAGLSVAQQKAELSEIISKLQALNFNALIFQVRPEGDALYESQLEPWSAWITGTQGKAPEPFYDPLAFAIAECHKRNIELHAWFNPYRASTSTDPAKTVRPHIAATNPESVYLWKTQRWMDPGLKIVQDRAYNVILDVVKRYDVDGIHLDDYFYPYPIEGQPFPDDKTYAAYKAAGGTLSLGDWRRDNVNRMVQRLWLGIKATKPDVKFGISPFGIYRPGQPTGITGLDAYNVLYADAKKWLAEGWIDYIAPQLYWRTDQPQQSYSALLKWWTQVNTKQRHVYAGNNLTEPSNKSRESDEIEKQVKISRSQAGQLSLGNIFFNVGVLTENSQGIADKFQSLLYNKPALPPTLSWEDTTPPPPPIELQVNNRKLSWQPGDNQPVRSWTLYRQTGDTWTIQRILSAGTTFATVQQAGTYAVCAVDRLANESVGTVITVS
- a CDS encoding bromodomain-containing protein gives rise to the protein MDLKYKWKNGYRPSRDEAARNPHLLDESQFDNEQDRKLAEESARKHLGIPAPTLDEDKPILPH
- a CDS encoding tyrosinase family protein yields the protein MTLSSRPAQPGGGQVVFYASRSQPSKENLDLTLPADGSWVSFEIGGKFGFPSVNDQDCLLVVNGIGDEITLPVMVRVRKNANNLTVGERDRFLEALFQLNLSGTGIYQNFRDIHVGPSDPEAHRGPQFLPWHRAFLLDIERELQSIDPSVSLPYWRFDEPAPRIFQSDFMGATQQVAQNGSASLAVFNSTNPLAAWVTDGVPGIRRSAVFDTATSPAPGPRGFPVLSQAQTLALGDLYADFDNMEDSPHGAAHVSFRGSISSVPLAVKDPLFFLLHANVDRLWALWQWLNERTNPQELETYTPENRDGRRLTDTMWPWNGVVTPPRPNFAPGGQLPGSPVTSSPGTMPMVQDMIDFQGYETPTARLGYGYDDIPYEFS